The Oxyura jamaicensis isolate SHBP4307 breed ruddy duck chromosome 8, BPBGC_Ojam_1.0, whole genome shotgun sequence genome has a segment encoding these proteins:
- the EFCAB14 gene encoding EF-hand calcium-binding domain-containing protein 14 isoform X2: protein MKKRKELNALLGLAADGRRKKAAKKGSGHRLLRTEPPASDSESSSPEEEEEELGGARGRFAKGDYLRCCKLCYPLCAFVILAACVVACVGLVWMQVALKEDLDVIKEKFRTMESNQKTSFQEIPKLNEDLVQKQKQLEQIETGELGLSKIWINITEINKQISLLTSTVNHLKTNIKSASDLIYLPVTVEKLQKTVANIGSTLTSVSHDVENIQTAIEEYKKSMEILQNDVIFTCCYTNVEPWESSLLCDTEYCLWCNSLHCVLRMELKQVTSFPSTVLPRTERNQTENCKQESQSLHAALEELNNSVVAYQKLNDIKLLNVDSAIGNLSRRVTLLENSPVAVNKLDKRDNLSTSAGNDTTTSLKVENEDQLDNETHSNKELKEPGTRDSQVLKLREKLQLISALTSKPENDRPIEASKNVESSLSTTTKPTDLSRLASRSADDNTEKNGQLRHLSLPGISSIEDLQNLFEKAPEDAEGKLSFEDLQKLFGSVAQESEIFKKFDTDGDEKYSLQELRLALGI from the exons ATGAAGAAGCGCAAGGAGCTGAAcgccctgctggggctggccgcCGACGGGCGCCGCAAGAAGGCCGCCAAGAAGGGCTCCGGGCACCGGCTGCTGCGCACCGAGCCCCCCGCCTCCGACTCGGAGTCGAGCTcccccgaggaggaggaggaggagctggggggggcgcggggccgctTCGCCAA GGGAGACTATCTGCGATGCTGCAAACTCTGTTACCCGTTATGTGCTTTTGTCATTCTTGCTGCCTGCGTGGTGGCTTGTGTTGGCTTGGTCTGGATGCAGGTAGCTCTCAAGGAGGATCTGGATGTGATAAAAGAGAAATTTCGAACTA tggAATCTAATCAAAAGACATCATTCCAAGAAATTCCTAAACTCAATGAAGATTTGGTGCAGAAGCAAAAGCAGCTAGAACAAATTGagactggagagctggggctAAGTAAAATTTGGATAAATATCACGGAGATCAATAAACAG ATTTCCTTATTGACCTCAACAGTAAATCATCTCAAAACCAACATAAAGTCTGCTTCTGATCTGATTTATCTTCCCGTCACGGTAGAAAAACTTCAGAAG ACTGTAGCGAACATAGGTAGCACTCTTACCAGCGTTTCTCATGATGTTGAAAACATACAGACAGCTATTGAAGAGTACAAGAAATCCATGGAAATACTCCAGAATGATGTG ATTTTTACTTGTTGCTACACAAATGTGGAACCTTGGGAATCTTCCCTGCTGTGTGATACAGAGTACTGCTTATGGTGTAACTCTCTGCACTGTGTCTTAAGAATG GAATTGAAACAGGtaacttcatttccttccactGTTCTGCCAAGGACTGAGAGAAATCAGACAGAAAACTGCAAACag gAAAGCCAGTCACTCCATGCAGCTTTGGAGGAGCTAAATAATTCTGTAGTGGCATACCAGAAGTTGAATGATATCAAGCTTCTAAACGTGGATTCAGCCATTGGTAACCTCAGCCGGAGGGTTACGCTGTTGGAAAACTCTCCTGTTGCTGTGAATAAACTGGACAAAAGAGACAACTTGTCTACCAGTGCG GGGAATGATACAACTACCTCTCtaaaagtggaaaatgaagaTCAACTAGATAATGAAACACATTCAAATAAAGAACTGAAG GAACCAGGAACCAGAGATTCTCAGGTATTAAAACTAAGAGAGAAGCTTCAGCTGATCAGTGCTCTCACAAGCAAGCCAGAAAATGACCGTCCCATTGAGGCATCAAAGAATG TTGAAAGTAGTTTGAGTACTACGACAAAGCCCACAGACCTTTCAAGGCTGGCTTCAAGGTCAGCTGATGACAACACAGAGAAGAACGGACAGCTGAGACATCTGTCCTTGCCAGGAATTTCCAGCATAGAAG ATCTTCagaatttgtttgaaaaagcaCCTGAAGATGCTGAGGGAAAACTGTCatttgaagatcttcaaaagctgtttgGCTCTGTAGCCCAAGAGTCAGAGATCTTTAAGAAATTTGACACAGATGGAGATGAGAAATACTCATTACAAGAACTGAGATTAGCTTTAGGTATATag
- the EFCAB14 gene encoding EF-hand calcium-binding domain-containing protein 14 isoform X5, which produces MKKRKELNALLGLAADGRRKKAAKKGSGHRLLRTEPPASDSESSSPEEEEEELGGARGRFAKGDYLRCCKLCYPLCAFVILAACVVACVGLVWMQVALKEDLDVIKEKFRTMESNQKTSFQEIPKLNEDLVQKQKQLEQIETGELGLSKIWINITEINKQISLLTSTVNHLKTNIKSASDLIYLPVTVEKLQKTVANIGSTLTSVSHDVENIQTAIEEYKKSMEILQNDVELKQVTSFPSTVLPRTERNQTENCKQESQSLHAALEELNNSVVAYQKLNDIKLLNVDSAIGNLSRRVTLLENSPVAVNKLDKRDNLSTSAGNDTTTSLKVENEDQLDNETHSNKELKEPGTRDSQVLKLREKLQLISALTSKPENDRPIEASKNVESSLSTTTKPTDLSRLASRSADDNTEKNGQLRHLSLPGISSIEDLQNLFEKAPEDAEGKLSFEDLQKLFGSVAQESEIFKKFDTDGDEKYSLQELRLALGI; this is translated from the exons ATGAAGAAGCGCAAGGAGCTGAAcgccctgctggggctggccgcCGACGGGCGCCGCAAGAAGGCCGCCAAGAAGGGCTCCGGGCACCGGCTGCTGCGCACCGAGCCCCCCGCCTCCGACTCGGAGTCGAGCTcccccgaggaggaggaggaggagctggggggggcgcggggccgctTCGCCAA GGGAGACTATCTGCGATGCTGCAAACTCTGTTACCCGTTATGTGCTTTTGTCATTCTTGCTGCCTGCGTGGTGGCTTGTGTTGGCTTGGTCTGGATGCAGGTAGCTCTCAAGGAGGATCTGGATGTGATAAAAGAGAAATTTCGAACTA tggAATCTAATCAAAAGACATCATTCCAAGAAATTCCTAAACTCAATGAAGATTTGGTGCAGAAGCAAAAGCAGCTAGAACAAATTGagactggagagctggggctAAGTAAAATTTGGATAAATATCACGGAGATCAATAAACAG ATTTCCTTATTGACCTCAACAGTAAATCATCTCAAAACCAACATAAAGTCTGCTTCTGATCTGATTTATCTTCCCGTCACGGTAGAAAAACTTCAGAAG ACTGTAGCGAACATAGGTAGCACTCTTACCAGCGTTTCTCATGATGTTGAAAACATACAGACAGCTATTGAAGAGTACAAGAAATCCATGGAAATACTCCAGAATGATGTG GAATTGAAACAGGtaacttcatttccttccactGTTCTGCCAAGGACTGAGAGAAATCAGACAGAAAACTGCAAACag gAAAGCCAGTCACTCCATGCAGCTTTGGAGGAGCTAAATAATTCTGTAGTGGCATACCAGAAGTTGAATGATATCAAGCTTCTAAACGTGGATTCAGCCATTGGTAACCTCAGCCGGAGGGTTACGCTGTTGGAAAACTCTCCTGTTGCTGTGAATAAACTGGACAAAAGAGACAACTTGTCTACCAGTGCG GGGAATGATACAACTACCTCTCtaaaagtggaaaatgaagaTCAACTAGATAATGAAACACATTCAAATAAAGAACTGAAG GAACCAGGAACCAGAGATTCTCAGGTATTAAAACTAAGAGAGAAGCTTCAGCTGATCAGTGCTCTCACAAGCAAGCCAGAAAATGACCGTCCCATTGAGGCATCAAAGAATG TTGAAAGTAGTTTGAGTACTACGACAAAGCCCACAGACCTTTCAAGGCTGGCTTCAAGGTCAGCTGATGACAACACAGAGAAGAACGGACAGCTGAGACATCTGTCCTTGCCAGGAATTTCCAGCATAGAAG ATCTTCagaatttgtttgaaaaagcaCCTGAAGATGCTGAGGGAAAACTGTCatttgaagatcttcaaaagctgtttgGCTCTGTAGCCCAAGAGTCAGAGATCTTTAAGAAATTTGACACAGATGGAGATGAGAAATACTCATTACAAGAACTGAGATTAGCTTTAGGTATATag
- the EFCAB14 gene encoding EF-hand calcium-binding domain-containing protein 14 isoform X4: MKKRKELNALLGLAADGRRKKAAKKGSGHRLLRTEPPASDSESSSPEEEEEELGGARGRFAKGDYLRCCKLCYPLCAFVILAACVVACVGLVWMQVALKEDLDVIKEKFRTMESNQKTSFQEIPKLNEDLVQKQKQLEQIETGELGLSKIWINITEINKQISLLTSTVNHLKTNIKSASDLIYLPVTVEKLQKTVANIGSTLTSVSHDVENIQTAIEEYKKSMEILQNDVKELKQVTSFPSTVLPRTERNQTENCKQESQSLHAALEELNNSVVAYQKLNDIKLLNVDSAIGNLSRRVTLLENSPVAVNKLDKRDNLSTSAGNDTTTSLKVENEDQLDNETHSNKELKEPGTRDSQVLKLREKLQLISALTSKPENDRPIEASKNVESSLSTTTKPTDLSRLASRSADDNTEKNGQLRHLSLPGISSIEDLQNLFEKAPEDAEGKLSFEDLQKLFGSVAQESEIFKKFDTDGDEKYSLQELRLALGI, translated from the exons ATGAAGAAGCGCAAGGAGCTGAAcgccctgctggggctggccgcCGACGGGCGCCGCAAGAAGGCCGCCAAGAAGGGCTCCGGGCACCGGCTGCTGCGCACCGAGCCCCCCGCCTCCGACTCGGAGTCGAGCTcccccgaggaggaggaggaggagctggggggggcgcggggccgctTCGCCAA GGGAGACTATCTGCGATGCTGCAAACTCTGTTACCCGTTATGTGCTTTTGTCATTCTTGCTGCCTGCGTGGTGGCTTGTGTTGGCTTGGTCTGGATGCAGGTAGCTCTCAAGGAGGATCTGGATGTGATAAAAGAGAAATTTCGAACTA tggAATCTAATCAAAAGACATCATTCCAAGAAATTCCTAAACTCAATGAAGATTTGGTGCAGAAGCAAAAGCAGCTAGAACAAATTGagactggagagctggggctAAGTAAAATTTGGATAAATATCACGGAGATCAATAAACAG ATTTCCTTATTGACCTCAACAGTAAATCATCTCAAAACCAACATAAAGTCTGCTTCTGATCTGATTTATCTTCCCGTCACGGTAGAAAAACTTCAGAAG ACTGTAGCGAACATAGGTAGCACTCTTACCAGCGTTTCTCATGATGTTGAAAACATACAGACAGCTATTGAAGAGTACAAGAAATCCATGGAAATACTCCAGAATGATGTG AAGGAATTGAAACAGGtaacttcatttccttccactGTTCTGCCAAGGACTGAGAGAAATCAGACAGAAAACTGCAAACag gAAAGCCAGTCACTCCATGCAGCTTTGGAGGAGCTAAATAATTCTGTAGTGGCATACCAGAAGTTGAATGATATCAAGCTTCTAAACGTGGATTCAGCCATTGGTAACCTCAGCCGGAGGGTTACGCTGTTGGAAAACTCTCCTGTTGCTGTGAATAAACTGGACAAAAGAGACAACTTGTCTACCAGTGCG GGGAATGATACAACTACCTCTCtaaaagtggaaaatgaagaTCAACTAGATAATGAAACACATTCAAATAAAGAACTGAAG GAACCAGGAACCAGAGATTCTCAGGTATTAAAACTAAGAGAGAAGCTTCAGCTGATCAGTGCTCTCACAAGCAAGCCAGAAAATGACCGTCCCATTGAGGCATCAAAGAATG TTGAAAGTAGTTTGAGTACTACGACAAAGCCCACAGACCTTTCAAGGCTGGCTTCAAGGTCAGCTGATGACAACACAGAGAAGAACGGACAGCTGAGACATCTGTCCTTGCCAGGAATTTCCAGCATAGAAG ATCTTCagaatttgtttgaaaaagcaCCTGAAGATGCTGAGGGAAAACTGTCatttgaagatcttcaaaagctgtttgGCTCTGTAGCCCAAGAGTCAGAGATCTTTAAGAAATTTGACACAGATGGAGATGAGAAATACTCATTACAAGAACTGAGATTAGCTTTAGGTATATag
- the EFCAB14 gene encoding EF-hand calcium-binding domain-containing protein 14 isoform X8 — translation MKKRKELNALLGLAADGRRKKAAKKGSGHRLLRTEPPASDSESSSPEEEEEELGGARGRFAKGDYLRCCKLCYPLCAFVILAACVVACVGLVWMQVALKEDLDVIKEKFRTMESNQKTSFQEIPKLNEDLVQKQKQLEQIETGELGLSKIWINITEINKQTVANIGSTLTSVSHDVENIQTAIEEYKKSMEILQNDVELKQVTSFPSTVLPRTERNQTENCKQESQSLHAALEELNNSVVAYQKLNDIKLLNVDSAIGNLSRRVTLLENSPVAVNKLDKRDNLSTSAGNDTTTSLKVENEDQLDNETHSNKELKEPGTRDSQVLKLREKLQLISALTSKPENDRPIEASKNVESSLSTTTKPTDLSRLASRSADDNTEKNGQLRHLSLPGISSIEDLQNLFEKAPEDAEGKLSFEDLQKLFGSVAQESEIFKKFDTDGDEKYSLQELRLALGI, via the exons ATGAAGAAGCGCAAGGAGCTGAAcgccctgctggggctggccgcCGACGGGCGCCGCAAGAAGGCCGCCAAGAAGGGCTCCGGGCACCGGCTGCTGCGCACCGAGCCCCCCGCCTCCGACTCGGAGTCGAGCTcccccgaggaggaggaggaggagctggggggggcgcggggccgctTCGCCAA GGGAGACTATCTGCGATGCTGCAAACTCTGTTACCCGTTATGTGCTTTTGTCATTCTTGCTGCCTGCGTGGTGGCTTGTGTTGGCTTGGTCTGGATGCAGGTAGCTCTCAAGGAGGATCTGGATGTGATAAAAGAGAAATTTCGAACTA tggAATCTAATCAAAAGACATCATTCCAAGAAATTCCTAAACTCAATGAAGATTTGGTGCAGAAGCAAAAGCAGCTAGAACAAATTGagactggagagctggggctAAGTAAAATTTGGATAAATATCACGGAGATCAATAAACAG ACTGTAGCGAACATAGGTAGCACTCTTACCAGCGTTTCTCATGATGTTGAAAACATACAGACAGCTATTGAAGAGTACAAGAAATCCATGGAAATACTCCAGAATGATGTG GAATTGAAACAGGtaacttcatttccttccactGTTCTGCCAAGGACTGAGAGAAATCAGACAGAAAACTGCAAACag gAAAGCCAGTCACTCCATGCAGCTTTGGAGGAGCTAAATAATTCTGTAGTGGCATACCAGAAGTTGAATGATATCAAGCTTCTAAACGTGGATTCAGCCATTGGTAACCTCAGCCGGAGGGTTACGCTGTTGGAAAACTCTCCTGTTGCTGTGAATAAACTGGACAAAAGAGACAACTTGTCTACCAGTGCG GGGAATGATACAACTACCTCTCtaaaagtggaaaatgaagaTCAACTAGATAATGAAACACATTCAAATAAAGAACTGAAG GAACCAGGAACCAGAGATTCTCAGGTATTAAAACTAAGAGAGAAGCTTCAGCTGATCAGTGCTCTCACAAGCAAGCCAGAAAATGACCGTCCCATTGAGGCATCAAAGAATG TTGAAAGTAGTTTGAGTACTACGACAAAGCCCACAGACCTTTCAAGGCTGGCTTCAAGGTCAGCTGATGACAACACAGAGAAGAACGGACAGCTGAGACATCTGTCCTTGCCAGGAATTTCCAGCATAGAAG ATCTTCagaatttgtttgaaaaagcaCCTGAAGATGCTGAGGGAAAACTGTCatttgaagatcttcaaaagctgtttgGCTCTGTAGCCCAAGAGTCAGAGATCTTTAAGAAATTTGACACAGATGGAGATGAGAAATACTCATTACAAGAACTGAGATTAGCTTTAGGTATATag
- the EFCAB14 gene encoding EF-hand calcium-binding domain-containing protein 14 isoform X7, which yields MKKRKELNALLGLAADGRRKKAAKKGSGHRLLRTEPPASDSESSSPEEEEEELGGARGRFAKGDYLRCCKLCYPLCAFVILAACVVACVGLVWMQVALKEDLDVIKEKFRTMESNQKTSFQEIPKLNEDLVQKQKQLEQIETGELGLSKIWINITEINKQTVANIGSTLTSVSHDVENIQTAIEEYKKSMEILQNDVKELKQVTSFPSTVLPRTERNQTENCKQESQSLHAALEELNNSVVAYQKLNDIKLLNVDSAIGNLSRRVTLLENSPVAVNKLDKRDNLSTSAGNDTTTSLKVENEDQLDNETHSNKELKEPGTRDSQVLKLREKLQLISALTSKPENDRPIEASKNVESSLSTTTKPTDLSRLASRSADDNTEKNGQLRHLSLPGISSIEDLQNLFEKAPEDAEGKLSFEDLQKLFGSVAQESEIFKKFDTDGDEKYSLQELRLALGI from the exons ATGAAGAAGCGCAAGGAGCTGAAcgccctgctggggctggccgcCGACGGGCGCCGCAAGAAGGCCGCCAAGAAGGGCTCCGGGCACCGGCTGCTGCGCACCGAGCCCCCCGCCTCCGACTCGGAGTCGAGCTcccccgaggaggaggaggaggagctggggggggcgcggggccgctTCGCCAA GGGAGACTATCTGCGATGCTGCAAACTCTGTTACCCGTTATGTGCTTTTGTCATTCTTGCTGCCTGCGTGGTGGCTTGTGTTGGCTTGGTCTGGATGCAGGTAGCTCTCAAGGAGGATCTGGATGTGATAAAAGAGAAATTTCGAACTA tggAATCTAATCAAAAGACATCATTCCAAGAAATTCCTAAACTCAATGAAGATTTGGTGCAGAAGCAAAAGCAGCTAGAACAAATTGagactggagagctggggctAAGTAAAATTTGGATAAATATCACGGAGATCAATAAACAG ACTGTAGCGAACATAGGTAGCACTCTTACCAGCGTTTCTCATGATGTTGAAAACATACAGACAGCTATTGAAGAGTACAAGAAATCCATGGAAATACTCCAGAATGATGTG AAGGAATTGAAACAGGtaacttcatttccttccactGTTCTGCCAAGGACTGAGAGAAATCAGACAGAAAACTGCAAACag gAAAGCCAGTCACTCCATGCAGCTTTGGAGGAGCTAAATAATTCTGTAGTGGCATACCAGAAGTTGAATGATATCAAGCTTCTAAACGTGGATTCAGCCATTGGTAACCTCAGCCGGAGGGTTACGCTGTTGGAAAACTCTCCTGTTGCTGTGAATAAACTGGACAAAAGAGACAACTTGTCTACCAGTGCG GGGAATGATACAACTACCTCTCtaaaagtggaaaatgaagaTCAACTAGATAATGAAACACATTCAAATAAAGAACTGAAG GAACCAGGAACCAGAGATTCTCAGGTATTAAAACTAAGAGAGAAGCTTCAGCTGATCAGTGCTCTCACAAGCAAGCCAGAAAATGACCGTCCCATTGAGGCATCAAAGAATG TTGAAAGTAGTTTGAGTACTACGACAAAGCCCACAGACCTTTCAAGGCTGGCTTCAAGGTCAGCTGATGACAACACAGAGAAGAACGGACAGCTGAGACATCTGTCCTTGCCAGGAATTTCCAGCATAGAAG ATCTTCagaatttgtttgaaaaagcaCCTGAAGATGCTGAGGGAAAACTGTCatttgaagatcttcaaaagctgtttgGCTCTGTAGCCCAAGAGTCAGAGATCTTTAAGAAATTTGACACAGATGGAGATGAGAAATACTCATTACAAGAACTGAGATTAGCTTTAGGTATATag
- the EFCAB14 gene encoding EF-hand calcium-binding domain-containing protein 14 isoform X3 yields the protein MKKRKELNALLGLAADGRRKKAAKKGSGHRLLRTEPPASDSESSSPEEEEEELGGARGRFAKGDYLRCCKLCYPLCAFVILAACVVACVGLVWMQVALKEDLDVIKEKFRTMESNQKTSFQEIPKLNEDLVQKQKQLEQIETGELGLSKIWINITEINKQTVANIGSTLTSVSHDVENIQTAIEEYKKSMEILQNDVIFTCCYTNVEPWESSLLCDTEYCLWCNSLHCVLRMKELKQVTSFPSTVLPRTERNQTENCKQESQSLHAALEELNNSVVAYQKLNDIKLLNVDSAIGNLSRRVTLLENSPVAVNKLDKRDNLSTSAGNDTTTSLKVENEDQLDNETHSNKELKEPGTRDSQVLKLREKLQLISALTSKPENDRPIEASKNVESSLSTTTKPTDLSRLASRSADDNTEKNGQLRHLSLPGISSIEDLQNLFEKAPEDAEGKLSFEDLQKLFGSVAQESEIFKKFDTDGDEKYSLQELRLALGI from the exons ATGAAGAAGCGCAAGGAGCTGAAcgccctgctggggctggccgcCGACGGGCGCCGCAAGAAGGCCGCCAAGAAGGGCTCCGGGCACCGGCTGCTGCGCACCGAGCCCCCCGCCTCCGACTCGGAGTCGAGCTcccccgaggaggaggaggaggagctggggggggcgcggggccgctTCGCCAA GGGAGACTATCTGCGATGCTGCAAACTCTGTTACCCGTTATGTGCTTTTGTCATTCTTGCTGCCTGCGTGGTGGCTTGTGTTGGCTTGGTCTGGATGCAGGTAGCTCTCAAGGAGGATCTGGATGTGATAAAAGAGAAATTTCGAACTA tggAATCTAATCAAAAGACATCATTCCAAGAAATTCCTAAACTCAATGAAGATTTGGTGCAGAAGCAAAAGCAGCTAGAACAAATTGagactggagagctggggctAAGTAAAATTTGGATAAATATCACGGAGATCAATAAACAG ACTGTAGCGAACATAGGTAGCACTCTTACCAGCGTTTCTCATGATGTTGAAAACATACAGACAGCTATTGAAGAGTACAAGAAATCCATGGAAATACTCCAGAATGATGTG ATTTTTACTTGTTGCTACACAAATGTGGAACCTTGGGAATCTTCCCTGCTGTGTGATACAGAGTACTGCTTATGGTGTAACTCTCTGCACTGTGTCTTAAGAATG AAGGAATTGAAACAGGtaacttcatttccttccactGTTCTGCCAAGGACTGAGAGAAATCAGACAGAAAACTGCAAACag gAAAGCCAGTCACTCCATGCAGCTTTGGAGGAGCTAAATAATTCTGTAGTGGCATACCAGAAGTTGAATGATATCAAGCTTCTAAACGTGGATTCAGCCATTGGTAACCTCAGCCGGAGGGTTACGCTGTTGGAAAACTCTCCTGTTGCTGTGAATAAACTGGACAAAAGAGACAACTTGTCTACCAGTGCG GGGAATGATACAACTACCTCTCtaaaagtggaaaatgaagaTCAACTAGATAATGAAACACATTCAAATAAAGAACTGAAG GAACCAGGAACCAGAGATTCTCAGGTATTAAAACTAAGAGAGAAGCTTCAGCTGATCAGTGCTCTCACAAGCAAGCCAGAAAATGACCGTCCCATTGAGGCATCAAAGAATG TTGAAAGTAGTTTGAGTACTACGACAAAGCCCACAGACCTTTCAAGGCTGGCTTCAAGGTCAGCTGATGACAACACAGAGAAGAACGGACAGCTGAGACATCTGTCCTTGCCAGGAATTTCCAGCATAGAAG ATCTTCagaatttgtttgaaaaagcaCCTGAAGATGCTGAGGGAAAACTGTCatttgaagatcttcaaaagctgtttgGCTCTGTAGCCCAAGAGTCAGAGATCTTTAAGAAATTTGACACAGATGGAGATGAGAAATACTCATTACAAGAACTGAGATTAGCTTTAGGTATATag
- the EFCAB14 gene encoding EF-hand calcium-binding domain-containing protein 14 isoform X6: MKKRKELNALLGLAADGRRKKAAKKGSGHRLLRTEPPASDSESSSPEEEEEELGGARGRFAKGDYLRCCKLCYPLCAFVILAACVVACVGLVWMQVALKEDLDVIKEKFRTMESNQKTSFQEIPKLNEDLVQKQKQLEQIETGELGLSKIWINITEINKQISLLTSTVNHLKTNIKSASDLIYLPVTVEKLQKTVANIGSTLTSVSHDVENIQTAIEEYKKSMEILQNDVIFTCCYTNVEPWESSLLCDTEYCLWCNSLHCVLRMKELKQVTSFPSTVLPRTERNQTENCKQESQSLHAALEELNNSVVAYQKLNDIKLLNVDSAIGNLSRRVTLLENSPVAVNKLDKRDNLSTSAGNDTTTSLKVENEDQLDNETHSNKELKEPGTRDSQVLKLREKLQLISALTSKPENDRPIEASKNDLQNLFEKAPEDAEGKLSFEDLQKLFGSVAQESEIFKKFDTDGDEKYSLQELRLALGI; this comes from the exons ATGAAGAAGCGCAAGGAGCTGAAcgccctgctggggctggccgcCGACGGGCGCCGCAAGAAGGCCGCCAAGAAGGGCTCCGGGCACCGGCTGCTGCGCACCGAGCCCCCCGCCTCCGACTCGGAGTCGAGCTcccccgaggaggaggaggaggagctggggggggcgcggggccgctTCGCCAA GGGAGACTATCTGCGATGCTGCAAACTCTGTTACCCGTTATGTGCTTTTGTCATTCTTGCTGCCTGCGTGGTGGCTTGTGTTGGCTTGGTCTGGATGCAGGTAGCTCTCAAGGAGGATCTGGATGTGATAAAAGAGAAATTTCGAACTA tggAATCTAATCAAAAGACATCATTCCAAGAAATTCCTAAACTCAATGAAGATTTGGTGCAGAAGCAAAAGCAGCTAGAACAAATTGagactggagagctggggctAAGTAAAATTTGGATAAATATCACGGAGATCAATAAACAG ATTTCCTTATTGACCTCAACAGTAAATCATCTCAAAACCAACATAAAGTCTGCTTCTGATCTGATTTATCTTCCCGTCACGGTAGAAAAACTTCAGAAG ACTGTAGCGAACATAGGTAGCACTCTTACCAGCGTTTCTCATGATGTTGAAAACATACAGACAGCTATTGAAGAGTACAAGAAATCCATGGAAATACTCCAGAATGATGTG ATTTTTACTTGTTGCTACACAAATGTGGAACCTTGGGAATCTTCCCTGCTGTGTGATACAGAGTACTGCTTATGGTGTAACTCTCTGCACTGTGTCTTAAGAATG AAGGAATTGAAACAGGtaacttcatttccttccactGTTCTGCCAAGGACTGAGAGAAATCAGACAGAAAACTGCAAACag gAAAGCCAGTCACTCCATGCAGCTTTGGAGGAGCTAAATAATTCTGTAGTGGCATACCAGAAGTTGAATGATATCAAGCTTCTAAACGTGGATTCAGCCATTGGTAACCTCAGCCGGAGGGTTACGCTGTTGGAAAACTCTCCTGTTGCTGTGAATAAACTGGACAAAAGAGACAACTTGTCTACCAGTGCG GGGAATGATACAACTACCTCTCtaaaagtggaaaatgaagaTCAACTAGATAATGAAACACATTCAAATAAAGAACTGAAG GAACCAGGAACCAGAGATTCTCAGGTATTAAAACTAAGAGAGAAGCTTCAGCTGATCAGTGCTCTCACAAGCAAGCCAGAAAATGACCGTCCCATTGAGGCATCAAAGAATG ATCTTCagaatttgtttgaaaaagcaCCTGAAGATGCTGAGGGAAAACTGTCatttgaagatcttcaaaagctgtttgGCTCTGTAGCCCAAGAGTCAGAGATCTTTAAGAAATTTGACACAGATGGAGATGAGAAATACTCATTACAAGAACTGAGATTAGCTTTAGGTATATag